The following are encoded in a window of Sebastes umbrosus isolate fSebUmb1 chromosome 7, fSebUmb1.pri, whole genome shotgun sequence genomic DNA:
- the LOC119491937 gene encoding testis-expressed protein 26-like produces the protein MATKEGKQWWDPYETSNRRQFVYRPNSAAEILLCPTSTSFIDSHSQSGPFGSTVYNKDFCWKPACKPECIRTGTTSGQRRNNPHPSQSFMMWRLPRDAARSSEYVGFQCPPSEGEICKALTAQYSSVYRCDYMGTSQGHDHNNNNAERRLAPLHRRREMPLSTDTEMTDNYRKPNQKPELLGNYSHYSCTDPNVACRGIVPTVVQRHTQQKRSDLTNYDRFCGKRVTDVARVIKSLLPQELQQLHRFLPEEEKEAIKIVLSKDAYPNNSENVNKLPAVVLHPRSPEWISSWPGPL, from the exons ATGGCAACCAAAG aGGGCAAACAGTGGTGGGATCCGTATGAAACATCTAATAGAAGACAATTCGTCTACCGGCCAAACTCAGCTGCAGAGATTCTGCT GTGCCCAACGTCAACTTCATTTATAGATTCTCATTCACAGTCAGGACCTTTTGGTTCAACTGTGTACAACAAGGATTTTTGCTGGAAGCCGGCCTGTAAACCTGAATGCATTCGCACGGGAACCACCTCGGGACAGAGGAGAAACAACCCGCATCCCAGCCAG TCTTTCATGATGTGGAGGCTGCCCAGGGACGCCGCACGAAGCTCGGAGTATGTCGGCTTTCAGTGTCCCCCGTCTGAGGGGGAGATCTGTAAGGCCTTGACAGCACAGTACAGCTCCGTCTACAGATGTGACTACATGGGTACGTCTCAAG GAcatgatcataataataataatgcagaaAGAAGACTTGCACCTCTGCACAGGAGGCGTGAAATGCCGCtttctacagatacagagatGACGGACAATTATCGCAAGCCAAACCAAAAGCCTGAACTGCTGGGCAACTACTCTCACTACAGCTGCACAGATCCTAACGTGGCCTGTCGTGGTATAG TTCCAACTGTTGTGCAAAGGCACACTCAGCAGAAAAGATCCGATTTGACAAACTACGACAGGTTTTGTGGAAAGAGAGTCACTGATGTCGCACGTGTGATAAAGTCCCTGCTGCcccaggagctgcagcagttacaCAGATTTTTACCCGAGGAGG AAAAGGAGGCTATAAAAATAGTTTTGAGCAAAGATGCTTATCCAAACAACAGCGAGAACGTGAATAAACTCCCAGCAGTTGTGCTTCACCCCCGCTCGCCAGAGTGGATATCAAGCTGGCCGGGACCTCTCTGA
- the hmgb1b gene encoding high mobility group protein B1b → MAKDPRKPKGKMSSYAYFVQTCREEHKKKHPEASVNFAEFSKKCSERWKTMSQKEKGKFEDMAKQDKVRYERDMENYDPPKGQKRKRFKDPNAPKRPPSAFFLFCADFRPKVKSDYPGLTIGDTAKKLGEMWNSSSAENKQPYERKAAKLKEKYDKDIVAYRTKGTVEVAAAAPAVEEDEEDEEEEEDDDDDDDEDDE, encoded by the exons ATGGCCAAGGACCCTCGAAAGCCCAAGGGTAAAATGTCCTCATACGCCTACTTTGTGCAAACATGCCGTGAGGAACACAAGAAGAAACACCCCGAAGCCTCTGTCAACTTTGCAGAGTTCTCCAAGAAATGCTCTGAGCGGTGGAAG ACGATGTCACAGAAGGAGAAAGGCAAGTTTGAAGATATGGCCAAACAAGACAAGGTGCGTTACGAGAGGGACATGGAGAATTACGATCCCCCCAAGGGCCAGAAGAGGAAGCGATTCAAGGACCCCAATGCCCCCAAGAGACCACC GTCTGCATTCTTCCTGTTCTGTGCAGACTTTCGCCCCAAGGTGAAAAGTGATTACCCTGGACTCACCATTGGGGACACTGCAAAGAAGTTGGGAGAGATGTGGAACAGCTCATCTGCAGAGAACAAGCAGCCGTATGAGAGGAAGGCTGCCAAGTTGAAGGAGAAGTATGACAAG GACATCGTTGCTTACCGCACGAAGGGCACAGTGGAAGTAGCAGCCGCTGCTCCAGCAgtagaggaggacgaggaagacgaagaagaggaggaggatgatgatgacgacgacgacgagGACGATGAGTAA